Within the Amaranthus tricolor cultivar Red isolate AtriRed21 chromosome 15, ASM2621246v1, whole genome shotgun sequence genome, the region gaggttttttttgtttaacatGGCGAGGTTATGTGTTGTTCGACTCTTTCATCGGGTGTGCAACTCCTATTTTGCTTCATTCTGCTcgaattttttttccaaattcaTGTGAGTATTGAGTTTCTAAAAACTGATTTGATGCTGAATACTAATTTTGGGACAATTTAGCTAGTTAGAATTTACTTTATCGGCCCTCCCTAAGACCATTCAAGGACGGCTCCAAAAATCTTTTAGTTATGGGAAGCTCCAACTATTGAATACGAAATAACATGCTTTTGTTGTGTAATATATTTAGAATTGTTgagtttttttcaattcaatagCAGTTCTGATGGGTGCCTTATTATTATGTCTTATTAGGTTATCTTTCTTGAACCAGCTGAAGCTCGTGTAGCATTTAATTCCCTACGGTATAGCCGCTACAGGTATGTTGGTCATTCGTTGTCGTCATAATCATTTACCCATCAGTTAagcatatttattttaattgtctaatTATTTTAGTTGTAGAAATATAAAGTAGTTGATTACTTTTTGCAAATGCTTGttcaatagaaaaaataaacacGAGAAATGAGATTTGTTATTGTAATAGAATGATAAGAGAGAAAAAATAAGAACACAAggaaggaattttttttttcccttactGTGTGTTAAGAGAAATAATATTGTTgcaattttttgataaatttcaatatttattttgatacaaaGGTTGAAAAATTTATCATAGGTTGTCACATGGTTTGTGATCTCACTCACATTAAAGAAgggattttttttcctttttttagaaGCAGGATATGTATACACCAACAATACTAGTCTCTTGTGATAAATGAACTGAAATTACCCTTAAATAAAACCCTTATAGGGAGGGCTAAGAATTTTACTCATCAAAGTGCTTGTTCCTAATGGAGAATTTGGCTTTAGGGTATGTTTCAAATGAAAATGTTGCCCAAGCATTTTCAGTTCTGATTAAATTGAGTATAGATGCAAAATTCTCCACAACTAACTTTTATCGTTTTTCTTTCTGATTTAGCAACTTTACTTTTTCAATAGAATAGTGCTTGTTTTTTGTAACAAAaactatataaatttttatgatattagtttagtgtcttgagttataataataaatattaagtgCATGACAAAGTAAAGTATTATGGACTATTTGCAGCAAATAATATATTCTTTTTCGTTAaacctttttgtgttttatatGCATTCTTAATTAGGATCAAATATTTGATGAAAGGCAAAAACCAATTAGATAAACACACAAGTATGAAATTTATTGAAGTATAGGATGATTAaaaaatttctctttaatttccaTTCTTTTGAGTAGTGATTAGTGTTTTTtaaagggaaattccacatggtagcttCAAACTTTTATGAAACGTCAATGGTAGcagtagcacttttgtaagaattttccacatggtagcatcctgTTTATGCCTTATCCatttgccgtagcattttccgttaaatacttgtcaatttccgtttaattcaccattttgacgtttttacctttattaagtgttggttgttgtctttataatttgccctaaatcatttttatgctctcaaatgtttattttaccattttgacatttaattctccgtttaattcatcaatactctcaaatgtttagggcaaattataaagacaacaaccaacacttagtAAAGGTGGAAACGTCAAAATGATGatttaaacggaaattgacaagttTTTAACGGAAAAATTCTAcgcagttagataaggcataaactggatgctaccacgtggaaaaatcttacaaaagtgttacCACTGACATTTCATGAATGTTTGATGCTACCATACGAAATTTccctttttttaaatatttgttttCATAGAATAATTTTGACCACACTGAATGTATTTGCCAAGTCCACCCTTGGTCatatatatagatttgttaAATATGGTTACCAGTTGAGATGAGGTATGCGTGCAGGGCCAATTTATGCAGATTAGCATGCAATCTCCTTGCCTACTATGTGccttgtaaattttttaatgagCATTTGTCATTTGGTTATGTTTGGTGGAGAATGTGGATTAGCATTCTGGTTTCCTTACAAGTATTATGAGTTTCATCTTGCATTTTAGGTGTTGTCTTGAATCGGAACCCATTATTTTTTAAGGAAgctatattattaattttgatcttttGACTAATGTCGTCAGTAATGTGAATGACCGATGACATCAGAAATGttaatgaactatgtaatttgatctATGATAAAAACTTATGTTACTTAAAATCTTTGATTTCCTCTAGTAATGTTTACGTTGGTCGAACACTCGAATATGGGTATGGACACTTGAACTCTCCAAAGTAGGCTAAAAACATGCAATTACTAAGTCCAACACTTGGACTTGTACCCAAGTTAGGTACTAGTGGCCGAATTCATGTAACATAGGTAGTTACTGCTTTATTAGAATTATCTGGATCACGCTTAACCTACGAATTCATGGTTAATGCTTGTGTTGCTCTAATCTCCTTCATACGTGATAGCTAGTCAAATTTATCTTGAAAGGTTGGAAAAGGCATAGGACATCTATGCATACTACTCATGTTAAGTTTTTGATCATTGCATGTCATCTGCAAGTCTCATTGTGTGATTTTGGTAGTCCTACTTTGACGATACTGTTAGTAAGACACTAGTATTTCATTACTTGTATCTTTACGCCCCTTTCACTTGTGCCCCTTTCATAGGGATTCTATGTTGTATTTGGAATGGGCTCCCAACAATATTTTTGATCAAGATTCGATACCTAATGAGGACTTAACATCGAATATGGGCGCTCAACATCGAGAATTTATGAAGGCAGCAGTGGATAAGCAATTTGACGGGATAACCCAAGACGAAATTGTTGAGGTTAGATGGTCTCTATTTTTGTATTCTATGATTAGACTCTTTCGATCTTTGTTTGCTCATGTGTAGAGGACATATGGGGTTCCCACcttactttttattttggttataaTGTACTCCCTCCTTGCCAAATTATAAGCACGATGTGCTAAATAGTTTATCCAAATTTATAAGCACCCTGGTGCCCTAAGGGCTAGGGGTCATTGGGTAATCTAAGCCCCGTACAAAGAGTAAGATAAAAAAGTCATCTATCCAATCACTATAACTAGCATAGGGTAAGGGGTCGAGTCCACAGGGATGTCACGAATAAGGGGAATCAAAAGCCAATGGTTAATCTACAATCTAggctaattttttaaatttgatttgttcGATTAACTAAGGATGCAAATATAGAATGAATACTAGGGAGTTAGGGATTCAACACACCCAACATAAGTCATGAAAGAGCATGGAGTTTTGGAGAGGAAAGGACAAGCACCCTACCCCACTTCCCTTAATAAAAAATGCTTTTAATTTGGGAAGGAGGGAGTATCGTACATTTTAACCTTGTATTAGGGTAAAAAAACAACTATCTTCCACTTTTGTGCCCCTTGCACATATTGAATTGTCGCTTAATTTTGTATTGAAATGTTTGCGTATTAGGTCTTCCTTAGCAAAGGATGGATTTCTGATGTCTTTGAACGATTGAAAGGTTAAACATACGTGTGTAGTTCTATGCTTAATTGACTTCTGCAAAATGTGCAAGAAGGCATTTGGCTATCTAATCTAATTTACTTGTGTAGTTCCGACTCTTCTCCCCTTCACTTTATTTCTTCATTCAAATTGTATCTGATTTTAAAGATGTCTCAGTTCTCAGATTGTAATATATTCTTAAAGCATGTAAATTGTATCCACTTAGTCCCCTCAGAGTCTTTTGGTGTGTTGTTTTTCAAATGAATTTGACTTAAAGGTCTTTGTTTAACATTGCCTCATATTTCGTATTTTAgcagttttttaattttttaatttttattttttttgttatagtttCCCTTGCAGTGGATACCAGTTCATTCCTGTGCATAGATTCTAATAGAGCATTTGTGTTAGAATATCTCTTAAATTAAAGTAAAGGAAAGAAAAATACCTGATAAGTTGATTCTGTAAGATCCAATCATCATCAATAGTGTGTTGTCACAGCCATGTACCCTTTATTTTATTGCTGCAACTCCACACGTCACTATTGAAAGCAATCCTAAATTTGTTCCCGTTAGAAAATTTTCCAACCTACCCCTTTCTTCATTGTAATCCCAAAATATATCGGCTTTTAGAGTGTTTCTTGAAATCCGGATTCAAACTATACGAGCATCTCCTAAATCCAATATGATCAACTCATGATTCGCAATCATGCTAACGAACGTATTTATAGAATATTGTTGACTAACCTTGTATTTGCTATCAGTTGGTCATCCCAATTTATAAGCACCAAGGAGGCATGGTGCTCTAAGGGCTAGGAGTCGTTGGGTAATCTATGCCCGCCCCGCACAAAGAGTAAGATAAAGTCACCTATCCAACCACTACAACTAGCATAGGGTAAATAAGGGGTCGAGTCTACAGAGATGTCATGAATAAGGGGAATCAATGAGCCAATGGTTAATCCACAATCTAGGCTAAATTTTTAAGTTGGATTTGTTTGATTAACTAAGGATGCAAACATAGAATGAATACTAGGGATACCAGTTTCCTTTGCAATGGATACCAGTTCATCCCTTTGCATAGATTCTAATAGAGCATTTGTGTTAGTTTTGTACCTACTTGTGCAAGTTTTTTGTGGTTTTAACACATTTCAAATTATATCAGTTTTATTGCTGATTTTTCGTTTGATGATTTCAATTGCTAATCTCACTGTTGGTTTCAGTCACGAACCCTTTATGTCACAAATCTCAATTTTTCAACGACGGATGAATGTTTACGGAAACATATCAAAGAAAACATGCAAGAAGGGAAGATTATAAGTGTCAGGGTGAGTACTGTTACTTTTTTCTACATCTGATACTCTCATTTTTGACCTATTTATTAGGTTAACACGTCTTTGTTCAGATTGTAAAGCGCCAAAAAAAGAGTAAAACTGTCTCATCAGGCTATGGATTTGTGGAATTTGATTCTGTGGAGACAGCAAATAATGCTTGCAAAGCTTTACAGGTATGATTGGTGCTCTGTACACCAATTGAATATTTATCGGAAGATGTTACCTTGATTTGTATAGCCTATATTCATTATTGATGCATCTTGTAGGGAACTGTTTTGGATAAACATGCCTTAAATTTTCAGCATCATCACACTACAGAGAAAAAGGTTCTTAAGAAAGCTGAAACTGATCGTAGTTTAACAAAGTTAAAAGTTGGAAATGTTGCGTTTGAGGCAACAGAGAAGGACCTTAGACAACTCTTCAGTCCATTTGGTCAGGTAAGCACCATATCttttttagaatatttgatatatattatcgAGTATGAGCTACGTTCCTAGTTGAGGGAGATCCAAAACCATGGATTAATTTTCTTTGAACTTTCTTTGATGATTTGATTAGTAATGAATTACATACGTGTACTTTGTAGTAACTAACTCGTATGATCAATCAAATTTGGTCAAGTTTTCAACTAATTTACAAAACTCACACCTACTCTGAGATATGTTTGGTATGAGAACATTAAATGTTACGGAAAGGGAAATGATAGATGAGTAAGGGTAAGGGTAAGGGTAAGGGTAAGGGTAAgggttatatgttgtttggtataacAATATTTAAGGGGAACACTTGATCATAGAAACGCCAACAAGAGTAATAGCAAAATTTGTTACATGACATAAATGGTTGGTAACAAAATAATATCCATTACCCTCAAGAACTGGATTTTAACTTAATAttatatcaaacaaaaaaacatgGAGTAATGGTAACCGAATCCCTTACTTGGTATTAAAAAATCCATACCTAAAACTCTTGGATTCCATTTAGGAGGGAAGAATACATTTATCGTCATTTGGTATTGGCTTCTATACATAACATGGTTGAAGTGGAAAAGATTTTCCGTGTTTTGTccaaaattatatgaaaattggcTTGTCCTTTTAGAGAAAGGAAATAAATTTCCTTTTAGTAGAGTGGAGAAATATATTTTGTCTATACTCTATATCATATATTCTGCATCCATATTATCCTCAATTGCTTAAACTGAATGTCTTATTTACAACCAAATTACTTTGTTTGAACTTTACATAATAGAAAAAGTTTTTCTTATCTGCAAAGTGCAAgttataaatttgaaatttgttttttacGAGAAAATTTTTTCCTCCTTGTAATGGAACATCAGAGATGAGAAACACCACTGGTGGGATCCTACGCAAGCAGAGAATTAGTGCGAAGAAACGCCACTGGTGGGATCCTACGCATGCTTATTTTCTTCTTGAATGCCGATGTAAATCATGTATTATgtttctatattttttaaatttggggTGGTTTTGAGCATATTCAACATGTTGATCACACGGGGTCTCGAAAATTGGTAATTTTAAATTACGTAGCAAAattgttataaaaatattataatttttgaaattgtaaaTGACCTTTAAAGAATTTCTCAATTTTGAGGCTTCAGAACGGGAGGGTATGTTTCACTCACCTTTGTATAATGTACAGGTAAAAAGTTTGAGGCTTCCAAAAAGACCTGGGGGACACAGGGGGTTTGCATTTGTCGAATACGTCACCAAACAAGGAGCGGAGAAGGCTCTTAAAGCTCTTTCAAGCACCCATTTGTATGGGCGACACTTGGTAACTCCATGGAACTTCATCTTCATTCATATACATGGTTTTTCATGTGCAATTTGTTGTGTTGTGTAATGAAATACAATAATAAGCtttgagaaaataaaattaagagtGCCATATTGCCCTCTAAAGAGGGTCATTAAGTCATTTTGTGTACCTTGGCATTAATGTctatttttcatcaatttttaGGTTTTGGAAAGAGCAAAACTAGAGGAAACTTTGGAAGAACTTAGAGCAAGGACAACTGCTCAATTCGTTGATGGCAGGCAAAAGATTCATAGTCAAATGGAAGTTAAAAAGAGGAGGTTTACATCTCGTTCAAATTAAGATCATTCATTGAGTTTTGAACATGAGTTCTTGTCTAAGTTATTTATTATGATAAGGTAAATTACACATGGAAACTTTAGTTCGGTTAATGAAAGTAGAGCTCTGGTCTAAAAATAAAGCATATTGAAATTTTGaactttttcaatatcttaaatgagGTAAcataagcttaaacttaaaCTTTTCTTCTTTACTAGGTAACTTAAATCCTAAACAATGCCAAGTTATCAAATGTCACTTGCCATTTTCCACTCTTTATACTTAGTAACTTAaccttttcttttacttttgtcAACCTTGTATTCCAATCTAGTAAATGTGTCTTTGTATAAAAGAGCAACTTAGCAACATATTTAAACATGAATTCCAATTTAATCTTACAATTTAGTTGTAGTTTTTTAGTTATAGAAATTCTACAATAATTACAAGCATCTTTAACCTTCTCATACCTATTTGGTGATGAAGTGCAAAAGACGACTACACTTTGGACTTTTTTTAATTGCACCACTAATTGTTTCCAAATCATCTTGAACAGCCAAATTCAAAATATGTGCATAAAATCTCATATGCAAAAAGAGCCCTATAACATAAGCTTAGAAGGTTGAAGTTTCTCAAGCAAAACATCTACAACATCATTTGCAATTGTCAAGAGTGATGGTTAAAAtcttttaatacaaattaaaaattttcaagcaTCCAACCAAGATTTTGCTTATTGTATAATTGTTTGGACATGGCAAATAAAGAAATCTAAGTGGTCGCTTTGATTGAGAACAAATATTTAAAGGGgtaaataaagtcaaactaagaAAACAAAGTTAGTTAAATAGatgattaaagaaattttattgtTAGAGAAGTAGAAGAATTAACTAGAAGGTAATGAAAAATGGAGACTATATCATTTAGTTCCTTATTTTGGGGTACAAATTTACCCCAAGAGAGGGTAAGGGAATTCTTTACCTCTAGATGAATGAAATTaacctctttttttatttatcatttttaatttactctCATTCTACCtctattacaattattttaataacttcatTTGAATCTAATTACCTTGTTACAATAGTTTGACCTTTTTTATCCCCTTTAATGATTACTCTCAATCCAAGCGACCCCTGAATAACTTGTGAAATTAAATAAGTTTGCAGACCTAATAATACAATATAGCATTTAATTAATGATACATCCTTGTTTATAATATCATTAAATTGAAGGATTTCTATATGGTAGGCACTAGCTTTTGCAAAAGGCAAGTGtagcaatttttaaaattaaaatagcactcaactatTGAACAACATTATGGAGAGTAAAACGTTAATTTTCCATTAAGTATGGAAAATACCATTATACCCCTTTCCATTTCATTAAAACTTAGTAGTCACTTCCTCTTCCATTCAACGCGTTCTTCCTCTGCTATTCAACTGCTTTCTTTGCTAAATCTGTCCGACCCATTTTGATACATGCCAATGTGAACTGAAACAAGATGGAAAAACGTCAAACTTTATAACATAGAGCAGAGAGGTAGAACAAAAGCAATTCTTGCAATAGTGACATTTTGCCCATATACAAACTTTTCACGTCTGGAGACAAAAAGCTCGATTATGCAACCAAAACAAATCCCAGTTAATTCTTTCTCAATGATGTTTCTATCAACATATTAGGCACTGGACCACTAACAAATACAATTAGCTGAAAATTTACTGACAAATCATGGCAGTGACTTGAACAAAATTGCCCTTATCCTCCCTCTTTTTGTACTGAGTACTGAGCACTTTACTTTTCTTCGTGAGGCGGGGGCTGGGGAAGGGGGAAGGGAGGGGCTACGAAAATGCTAGCaatctaaaatcaaaattaatatgcGTTTAGGCCTTGGCAAAACATTACAGACAAACAGAGATTTCCTGAATTCAATCAAAGATGCTAGAATTTACTTCACCAAATGCACTATCTATGGATAGAGAATTTGTTTCAATGAAAACCAAACTATTGCAATCTTACATGCCATAATAACGTCTGCCATGATCCACCATTGTGATATAACCAAGGGCTGTGAAAACAAGAAATCCAATCATATCACGAAATAATGGAGGAGGAAGAACAGTTGATGGAAGAGGAAAGAGCTactgatttttaataaaatggaaCAAGGGTCAAATGGTATTTTCCATACTTAACGAAAAATTAACGTTTTTCTCTCCATaatgttactgtagttaattGTTCAATAGTTAAGTGCTATTTTgtagaaaaaattttaagaattgctaCCACTCGCCTTTTGCAGTAGTTGGTGCCTACCATATATGTCAAGCATATAGAATATCCCTTAAATTAAAGTAAAGGAAAGAAAGATACCTGATAAGTTGATTCTGTAAAATCTAATCATCATCAATAGCGTGTTGTCACAGCCATGTACCCTTTTTTTTATTGCTACAAGTCCACACAAAGCAATCCTAGATTTGTTCCAACTTTTTCGAACCTACGCCTTCCTTCATTGTAATCCCAAAATATATTGGATTTTACGGTGTTTCTTGAAATCCGGATTCAAACTGTACGAGTATCTCCTAAATCCAATACAATCAACTCATGATTCGCAATCATGCTAACGAACGTATTTCTAGAATATTGTTGACTAACCTTGTATTTGCTATCAGTTGGTCATCCCAATTTATAAGCACCAAGGAGGACTGGTGCCCTAAGGGCTAGGAGTCGTTGGGTAATCTAAGCCCGCCCCGCACAAAGAGTAAGATAAAGTCACATATCCAATCACTACAACTAGCATAGGGTAAGTAAGGGGTCAAGTCTACAGGGATGTCATGAATAAGGGGAATCAATGAGCCAATGGTTAATCCACAATCTAGGCTAAATTTTTAAGTTGGATTTGTTTGATTAACTAAGGATGCAAATATAGAATGAATATTAGGGATACTAGTTTCCTTTGCAATGGATACCAGTTCATCCCTGTGCATAGATTCTAATAGCGCATTTGTGTTAGTTTTGTACCTACTTGtgcaagatttttgtggtttttaaCACATTTCAAATTATATCAGTTTTATTGCTGATTTTTTGTTTCATGATTTGAATTGCTAATCTCACTGTTGATTTCAGTCACGAACCCTTTATGTCACGAATCTCAAATTTTCAACGACGGATGAATGTTTAGGGAAACATATCAAAGAAAACATGCAAGAATGGACGATTACAAGCGTCAGGGTGAGTACTTTTACTTTTTTCTACATCTGATACTCTCATTTTTGACCTATTTATTAGGTTAACACGTCTTTGTTCAGATTGTAAAGCGCCAAAAAAAGAGTAAAACTGTCTCATCAGGCTATGGATTTGTGGAATTTGATTCTGTGGAGACAGCAAATAATGCTTGCAAAGCTTTACAGGTATGATTGGTGCTCTGTACACCAATTGAATATTTATCGGAAGATGTTACCTTGATTTGTATAGCctacatttattttcatttggtATTGACTTCTATACATAACATGGTTGAAGTGGAAAACATTTTCTATGTTTAGTccaaaattatatgaaaattggcTTGTCCTTCTAGAGAAAGGAATTAAATTTCCTTAAATATACTCTATATCATATATTCTGCATCCTTATTATGCTCAATTGCTTAAACCAAATGTCTAATTCACAACCAAATTACTTTGTTtaaactttatgtagaaaaagtttttttttatctgCAATGTTCTAAAATTGTAATTTGAGAAAATGTTTTCCTCCCTGTAATGGAACATCAGAGATGAGAAACGCCACTGGTGGGATCCTGTGTAGGCAGAGAATTAATGCGAGGAAAGCTTTGAGTTAATCTGTCCTACTAATAGGCATGCTGATTCCTTCTTGAATGCCACTGAAAATCATGTATTATGTttccatatttatttaaatCGGGGCTGGTCTGATCATATTCAATATGTTTAATCGCACAGAGCCCCGAAAATTTGATGgtcttaattttaaattacgtagcatatgttaagtgtttaaagatacaaaattgttaataaattattataatttttgaaattgtacGGACCGTTAAAGAATTCTCAGTATTTGCCCTGCAGAGGCATACGTTTAGAACGGGAGGGTATGTTTCACTCAAAAAGTTTGAGGCTTCCCAAGTGACCTGGGGGACATAGGAGGTTTGCAAATGTCGAGTACGTCACCAAACAAGAAGCGGAGAAGGCTCTTAAAGCTCTTTCAAGCACCCATTTATATGGGCGACACTTGGTAACTCCATGGAACTTCATCTCCATTAATAGACATGTTTTTTCATGTGCAAATTGTTGTGTTATATAATGAAATACAATAAGGTTGCGTTtggaaataaatatttcattttaaattgtagatttcaattatgaaatcgttaatgaagaatttgagaatgacaagattTACGaaatcattctcaaattctcataTTTATCACTTCTATAACAATGGTGAATTTGacttaaattcaaatttgaatttttttatttctcaaaCACTAAATTGGAGTTAAATCCAAATGAAATTATCTTTCCCAAATATAGCATTATAAGCTCtgagaaaattaatttaagtgTGCCATATTGCTCTCTAAAGAAGGGCATCAAGTCATTTTGTACCTTGGCATTAATGTCTATTTTTCATCAACTTGTAGATTTTGGAAAGAGCGAAATTAGAGGAAACTTTG harbors:
- the LOC130801837 gene encoding uncharacterized protein LOC130801837 isoform X6, producing the protein MQPQSKSKCWMNDELAHDNMENHDIHEGISLEKQHNDDFCVNLTKSSSMQYSLQDANDVQESSRLYIHNLPYTSIEDEVKELFNHFGEVKEVDFIIDKELKRFKGYGYVLYSTPKEAARALKNLDQTIFHGRTLHVKPADPKDTSRQVENHISMGKTYKQKILEKRKASESDGHTQAWNSLFMHPDTIVENIARKYEVSKSDLLDCEADDLAVRVALGETEIIADTKKALTNVGVNVASLEESTSKGGKRSNHVLLVKNLPFSSTESELSKLFGRFGSLDKIILPPTKTLALVIFLEPAEARVAFNSLRYSRYRDSMLYLEWAPNNIFDQDSIPNEDLTSNMGAQHREFMKAAVDKQFDGITQDEIVESRTLYVTNLNFSTTDECLRKHIKENMQEGKIISVRIVKRQKKSKTVSSGYGFVEFDSVETANNACKALQGTVLDKHALNFQHHHTTEKKVLKKAETDRSLTKLKVGNVAFEATEKDLRQLFSPFGQVKSLRLPKRPGGHRGFAFVEYVTKQGAEKALKALSSTHLYGRHLVLERAKLEETLEELRARTTAQFVDGRQKIHSQMEVKKRSHEPFMSRISNFQRRMNV